One window from the genome of Thermus sediminis encodes:
- a CDS encoding aminopeptidase — protein sequence MEARFAELLAGYCLEAAPGETVLVEAEAPALPLLPHLKRALLERGAYPLLRLSYPGEARDFLLHGGRWLEAIPEAEWALYEKADKFLRILSAENPLEMASLDPGIALKHQRAWRPLGELRLRKRWALTLYPTVGYAVGAGMGTSEFQAYLERALFLDQRDPVAAWRELAAFQEGLTRRLAQGKTLRLLAPGTDLTLSVAGRTWVNSDGRRNMPSGEVFTGPLEDSAEGEVRFNLPAFVGGRRVEGVYLRFRGGEVVEARAEAGEGYLREALATDEGARRLGEVGIGTNFGLDRPTGLILLDEKMGGTVHLALGRSYPETGGRNESALHWDLVLSLKEGRLLLDGEPLLVDGRFV from the coding sequence GTGGAAGCGCGCTTCGCCGAGCTCCTCGCCGGGTACTGCCTCGAGGCCGCCCCCGGGGAGACCGTCTTGGTGGAGGCGGAGGCCCCGGCCCTGCCCCTCCTTCCCCACCTGAAGCGGGCCCTCCTGGAGCGGGGGGCCTACCCCCTCCTCCGCCTCAGCTACCCCGGGGAGGCCAGGGACTTCCTCCTCCACGGGGGGAGGTGGCTGGAGGCCATCCCCGAGGCCGAGTGGGCCCTTTACGAGAAGGCGGACAAGTTCCTGAGAATCCTTTCCGCGGAGAACCCCTTGGAGATGGCCTCCCTCGACCCTGGCATCGCCCTAAAGCATCAGCGGGCCTGGCGGCCCTTAGGCGAGCTCCGCCTCAGGAAGCGCTGGGCCCTCACCCTCTACCCCACGGTGGGCTACGCCGTGGGGGCGGGGATGGGCACCTCGGAGTTCCAGGCCTACCTGGAAAGGGCCCTCTTCCTGGACCAAAGGGACCCCGTGGCCGCATGGCGGGAGCTTGCCGCCTTCCAGGAAGGCCTCACCCGGCGGCTTGCCCAGGGCAAGACCCTCCGCCTCCTGGCCCCGGGCACGGACCTCACCCTCTCCGTGGCGGGGCGCACCTGGGTGAACTCCGACGGGCGGCGCAACATGCCCTCGGGGGAGGTCTTCACCGGGCCCCTGGAGGACTCCGCCGAGGGGGAGGTGCGCTTCAACCTCCCCGCCTTCGTGGGGGGGAGGCGGGTGGAGGGGGTGTACCTCCGCTTCCGGGGAGGCGAGGTGGTGGAGGCCCGGGCCGAGGCGGGGGAGGGCTACCTCAGGGAGGCCCTGGCCACCGACGAGGGCGCCAGGCGGCTTGGCGAGGTGGGGATCGGCACCAACTTCGGCCTGGATCGGCCCACGGGCCTCATCCTCCTGGACGAGAAGATGGGGGGCACGGTCCACCTGGCCCTGGGCCGGAGCTATCCGGAGACCGGGGGGAGGAACGAGAGCGCCCTGCACTGGGACCTGGTCCTCTCCCTGAAGGAGGGAAGACTTCTCCTGGACGGGGAGCCCCTCCTGGTGGATGGCCGCTTCGTCTAG